Below is a genomic region from Gemmobacter sp. 24YEA27.
GGCGAAAACCGGCTGGAATTACCAGCGCAGAACGACCGAACCCCAGGCGAGACCGCCACCGATTGCCTCGGCGACCAGCAGGTCACCCTGTTTGATCTGGCCACGTGCATGGCCGACCGACATGGCGAGGGGAATCGATGCGGCCGAAGTATTGCCGTGATCCTGCACGGTGACGACCACCCGCTCCATCGGAACCTTCATCCGTTTCGCGGTCGATTCGATGATGCGGATATTGGCCTGATGCGGCACGATCCAGTCGACATCGTCGCCCGTCAGCCCCAGCTTGTCGAGCGAGGCATGCGCGGTCTCGGCCAGTTTCTCGACAGCATGGCGGAAGACTTCCTTGCCTTCCATCCGCAGATGCCCGGTGGTGCCGGTCGAGGTGCCGCCATCGACGTAAAGCAGATCGCGGAAGCGCCCGTCTGAATTCAGATCGGTGGCGAGGATGCCGCGATCTGCGTTGTCACCCTGGCCTTCGACCGCCTCCAGCACCAGCGCGCCGGCACCGTCGCCGAACAGGACGCAGGTGCCGCGATCAGTCCAGTCCATCAACCGCGAGAAGGTCTCGGCCCCGATCACCAGCGCGCGTTTCGCCTGGCCCGACACGATCAGTGCATTGGCATTCGAGAGCGCGAAGACGAAACCGGCGCAGACCGCCTGCACGTCAAAGGCGAATCCCTTTGTCATGCCGAGCCGGCCCTGCACCATGGTCGCAACCGAGGGGAAGGTCAGGTCAGGAGTCGAGGTGGCGACGATAATTGCGTCAATATCATCGGCGGTCAGTCCGGCCTGGGCCAAAGCGGCCTCGGCCGCCTTGCAGGCCAGATCCGAGGTCATCTGACCTTCGGCCGCGAAATGGCGGCGCTCGATCCCCGAGCGCGAGCGAATCCATTCGTCAGAGGTCTCGACCAGTTTTTCGAATTCGGAATTCGGAACTACCCGCTCGGGCAGGTAATGCCCC
It encodes:
- a CDS encoding beta-ketoacyl-ACP synthase III, whose translation is MTLRAVVRGVGHYLPERVVPNSEFEKLVETSDEWIRSRSGIERRHFAAEGQMTSDLACKAAEAALAQAGLTADDIDAIIVATSTPDLTFPSVATMVQGRLGMTKGFAFDVQAVCAGFVFALSNANALIVSGQAKRALVIGAETFSRLMDWTDRGTCVLFGDGAGALVLEAVEGQGDNADRGILATDLNSDGRFRDLLYVDGGTSTGTTGHLRMEGKEVFRHAVEKLAETAHASLDKLGLTGDDVDWIVPHQANIRIIESTAKRMKVPMERVVVTVQDHGNTSAASIPLAMSVGHARGQIKQGDLLVAEAIGGGLAWGSVVLRW